From a single Nicotiana tomentosiformis chromosome 2, ASM39032v3, whole genome shotgun sequence genomic region:
- the LOC138906238 gene encoding uncharacterized protein, which yields MWSRSMRIGLLTKNKIGFIEGTCKKEDFSYMVSIQWERCNAFVLSWIMNDVTKKLYSSIVYASFAYNVWKDFKERFDKRNISKVYNLHHEIIALKQGLAPISTYYSKLKDLWDEYDAMIPTSSCPCHESRVKGQIMLMIPTPTINEAYEMVVQDESQRTRVVGPGTLDIRAQAMANNTGHEANAMVDNSGQGFIGGYKPKNQLYCDYCRMKGHIRDGCYKLIGYPADFKSKRKPFGKNTTVAHNVQVDRPQEVQEQKGNTSITFAGHFFTEEQYHQLLQMLNKTNSTYIDETSHDKVIGIPLSLLNMVKENRWIIYSGAINHMVASLHVYINY from the exons ATGTGGTCTCGATCTATGAGAATTGGGCTTTTAACGAAGAATAAGATTGGATTTATCGAAGGAACTTGTAAGAAGGAAGATTTTAGCTACATGGTCAGTATTCAGTGGGAGAGATGCAATGCGTTTGTATTATCATGGATAATGAATGATGTGACGAAGAAACTCTATAGTAGTATAGTATATGCATCGTTTGCGTACAATGTGTGGAAGGATTTTAAGGAGAGATTTGACAAAAGGAACATTTCTAAGGTCTACAATCTGCATCATGAGATTATAGCACTGAAACAAGGTCTAGCACCTATTTCCACTTATTATTCAAAGCTGAAGGATCTGTGGGACGAATATGATGCTATGATTCCCACTTCTTCATGTCCTTGTCATGAATCAAGA GTAAAAGGGCAAATAATGCTGATGATTCCAACTCCAACCATTAATGAAGCCTATGAAATGGTGGTGCAGGATGAGAGTCAAAGAACCAGAGTTGTTGGACCTGGTACCTTAGATATAAGAGCTCAAGCAATGGCCAACAACACAGGACATGAAGCCAATGCCATGGTCGATAATAGTGGACAAGGATTCATTGGAGGTTACAAGCCAAAGAACCAACTATACTGTGATTACTGTAGAATGAAGGGTCACATTAGAGATGGATGTTACAAACTCATTGGGTATCCTGCAGATTTCAAATCCAAAAGGAAGCCATTTGGAAAGAATACAACTGTAGCACACAATGTACAAGTGGACAGACCACAAGAGGTGCAAGAGCAAAAGGGCAATACAAGCATCACATTTGCAGGACACTTCTTCACAGAAGAACAGTATCACCAGCTTCTTCAGATGTTGAACAAGACCAATAGTACCTATATTGATGAAACATCACATGATAAGGTCATAGGTATACCTTTGTCACTACTCAACATGGTCAAGGAAAATAGATGGATAATATACTCAGGGGCAATCAATCATATGGTAGCTAGTCTGCATGTTTATATTAACTACTAG
- the LOC104108428 gene encoding F-box/LRR-repeat protein 12, producing the protein MDSPSDDFSAPVMQLPDDCLLCIFQHLDCGPDRESFGLTCRRWLQIQNLNRRSLQFQCSLTMLNISSLSQNNTQISTFQLYRLLNRFQQLESLSLSGCTELPDSGLALLPPHGSKLQSLNLDCCFRITDNGLSFVASGCSSLVILSLYRCNVTDYGLEALSNSCVALEDLNLSYCPRISDYGIRTISQKCRHLRAIRISYCRNLTGAGFQGCSQTLTYLEADSCRLEPNGIRSILSGGGLEYLSVCNLTWCIHVDGLVAISVGFAAKLRVLNFRFSRTIGDNCIMAIAKGCPLLQEWNLALCHGVMIGGWESIASHCHNLKTLHVNRCRNLCDRGLQALRTGCKCLSILYITRCSQISAVALEIFKLARGNVEVKEEEIMCICPQGAFRF; encoded by the coding sequence ATGGATAGTCCATCAGATGACTTCTCTGCACCCGTCATGCAGCTTCCAGACGATTGTTTACTCTGTATTTTTCAACACCTTGATTGCGGACCTGACCGTGAGTCATTTGGCTTAACATGTCGTCGTTGGCTTCAAATTCAAAATCTGAATAGAAGATCTTTACAGTTCCAATGCTCTTTAACTATGCTTAATATTTCCTCGTTATCTCAAAATAACACCCAAATCAGTACATTCCAGTTATATAGGCTTCTGAACCGTTTCCAGCAACTAGAATCATTGTCCCTCTCTGGATGCACCGAGCTTCCAGATTCGGGTTTGGCTTTGTTGCCACCTCATGGATCAAAGCTGCAAAGTCTTAATTTAGACTGTTGTTTTAGGATAACTGATAATGGTCTTTCTTTTGTGGCTTCTGGCTGTTCTTCGTTGGTAATACTAAGTCTTTACCGGTGTAATGTTACAGATTATGGGTTAGAGGCCTTATCTAATTCTTGTGTAGCTTTAGAAGATCTGAATCTTTCATATTGCCCTCGAATCTCTGATTATGGCATAAGAACTATTTCACAAAAGTGCCGTCATCTTAGAGCTATCAGGATATCCTATTGTAGAAACCTAACCGGTGCTGGCTTTCAAGGATGTTCTCAGACTCTGACTTATTTGGAAGCCGATTCATGTAGGCTCGAGCCTAATGGAATACGGAGTATCCTAAGTGGAGGTGGACTTGAATATTTGAGTGTGTGTAACTTGACCTGGTGTATTCATGTCGATGGTTTAGTAGCTATTAGTGTCGGATTTGCTGCAAAGTTGAGAGTGTTAAATTTCCGGTTCAGCAGAACGATTGGCGATAATTGTATCATGGCAATAGCAAAGGGTTGTCCATTGCTTCAGGAATGGAACTTAGCATTATGTCATGGGGTCATGATAGGAGGGTGGGAATCTATTGCATCACATTGTCATAACTTGAAGACGCTACACGTTAATCGGTGTAGAAATCTCTGTGACCGCGGATTGCAAGCGTTGAGAACCGGCTGCAAATGCCTCTCCATCCTTTACATTACCAGATGTTCTCAGATCAGTGCTGTAGCATTGGAGATTTTTAAACTTGCCAGAGGAAATGTagaggtcaaagaagaagaaataatGTGTATTTGCCCTCAAGGAGCCTTTCGGTTTTAA
- the LOC104108430 gene encoding pentatricopeptide repeat-containing protein At1g62910-like isoform X1, which yields MRRISRNGIPFLSFSAISRSSSAITVRVYSSSHSNMSISAKGKFGVNSKLENVKCLDDAVTLFRQMVRKQPLPSVFDFSKLFKTMLNMKHYSAVVSLFREMQKLGIPINDFILNIVINSYCLMHRVDCGFSVLPIYLKNGIPFDVVTFTTLIRGIFAENKVKDAVNLFKRLVREKICEPNEVMYATVMNGLSKWGHSQKTLSLLRLMEQGNTKPNIFNYNIVIDSLCKDRNLDAAISLLNEMNKKGILPDIFTFNSLIDGLCKFGQWEKVRTLFSEMLNLNIYPDVYTFNMVIDGLCKEGKVEDAEEVMRHMTGKGVEPNVITYNAIIDGYCLCGQVDRARIVFDIMIDKCIEPNIISYSTLINGYCKKKKLAEAMQLFHEISQKGSKPNIIIYTTILQGLFEVGRIGNARKFFAEMLSTGHVPDLYTHCTLLKGYFKYGLVEEALSLFNELERKTENADIEFYNVVINGLCKNGKLDKAHAIFEALSLIGLLPNVRTYTTMISEFCLEGLLDEATDMLRKMEHNGCLPNGITYNIIVQGFLRCNRISEMAILMKEMAGRGFSFDATTTELLINVIRENPSVLDMIPELHLEDKKS from the exons ATGAGGAGAATTTCTCGCAATGGTATTCCCTTTCTCTCTTTCTCTGCTATTTCCCGTTCTTCTTCGGCAATTACTGTTAGAGTTTATTCTTCAAGTCATAGTAATATGTCCATTTCGGCAAAGGGTAAATTTGGGGTAAATAGCAAGCTTGAGAATGTCAAGTGTTTAGATGACGCTGTGACTCTCTTCCGTCAAATGGTCAGAAAGCAGCCTCTTCCTTCTGTTTTCGATTTCTCTAAATTATTTAAGACGATGCTAAATATGAAGCATTACTCTGCTGTTGTTTCTCTTTTTCGAGAAATGCAGAAATTGGGTATCCCAATTAATGATTTCATCTTGAATATCGTGATTAACAGTTATTGCCTGATGCATCGTGTTGATTGTGGATTTTCGGTGTTACCCATTTACTTGAAGAATGGCATTCCATTTGATGTTGTCACCTTTACCACCCTAATTAGGGGAATCTTTGCTGAAAATAAGGTTAAAGATGCAGTTAACTTGTTCAAAAGGTTGGTGAGAGAGAAGATTTGTGAGCCTAATGAAGTCATGTATGCAACCGTCATGAATGGGCTCAGCAAATGGGGTCATTCTCAAAAAACCCTAAGTTTGCTCCGCTTAATGGAACAAGGGAACACTAAGCCGAACATATTTAACTACAACATTGTCATAGATTCCCTTTGCAAAGATAGAAACTTAGATGCTGCTATCAGCCTTTTGAACGAGATGAATAAGAAAGGCATTCTTCCGGacatattcacatttaattcaTTGATTGATGGTTTGTGTAAGTTTGGTCAGTGGGAAAAGGTTAGGACTTTGTTCTCTGAGATGTTAAACCTTAATATTTATCCAGATGTCTACACCTTCAACATGGTTATTGATGGACTGTGTAAAGAAGGGAAAGTCGAAGATGCCGAGGAAGTAATGAGACACATGACCGGAAAAGGTGTGGAGCCTAATGTGATCACCTACAATGCAATAATAGATGGATATTGTTTGTGTGGTCAAGTGGATAGAGCGAGAATTGTTTTCGATATCATGATAGATAAGTGCATTGAGCCTAATATTAttagctatagcacactaataaATGGATACTGCAAGAAAAAGAAGTTGGCCGAGGCTATGCAATTGTTTCATGAAATTTCTCAAAAGGGATCAAAACCTAATATTATTATCTACACTACTATTTTGCAAGGTCTGTttgaagttggaagaattggcaaTGCAAGAAAGTTCTTTGCTGAGATGCTATCTACGGGGCATGTACCTGATTTATACACTCATTGCACTTTACTCAAGGGTTATTTTAAGTATGGACTTGTTGAAGAAGCTTTGTCACTCtttaatgagttggaaagaaAGACAGAAAATGCTGATATTGAGTTTTACAATGTTGTCATTAATGGATTGTGCAAAAATGGTAAACTTGACAAAGCTCATGCTATTTTTGAGGCGCTTTCTTTAATTGGACTACTTCCGAATGTGAGAACATACACTACAATGATAAGTGAATTTTGTCTAGAAGGGTTGTTAGATGAAGCTACAGATATGCTAAGAAAAATGGAGCACAACGGTTGTTTGCCAAATGGTATCACTTACAATATTATTGTTCAAGGATTTCTCAGGTGCAATAGAATTAGTGAAATGGCAATTCTTATGAAGGAAATGGCTGGAAGGGGCTTCTCATTTGATGCAACTACAACTGAGTTATTGATTAACGTTATAAGGGAGAATCCGTCCGTCCTTGACATGATACCAGAGCTTCACTTGGAAGATAAGAA AAGCTGA
- the LOC104108429 gene encoding peroxisomal membrane protein 13 isoform X2 codes for MCHQHMYGTGNSPPPKPWERAGSSSGPTPFKPPSSGNTSDVVEASGTARPGEIVSTANRNTTVNNSTLARPVPPRPWEQQQTYGSGGYNTGMNYNSGYGTGMYGSSYGGGYGSTYGSGLYGNSMYRGGYGGLAGGGMYGGGGMYNSGFGGSMGGYGMGMGMGGMGGMGGMGGFGDQDPNNPFGAPSSPPGFWVSFMHVMQGVVTFFGRVAMLIDQNTQAFHMFMSALLQLFDRSGMLYGELARFVLRLLGVKTKPNKVHPPGPGALPGPHHPHGNQNFIEGPKAAPSTGWDNVWGDNAQ; via the exons ATGTGTCACCAGCACATGTATGGAACAG GTAATAGCCCACCTCCGAAACCTTGGGAACGAGCTGGGTCCTCTTCGGGCCCTACACCTTTTAAGCCCCCCTCTTCTGGTAACACGAGTGACGTAGTAGAGGCATCCGGAACAGCCAGGCCTGGTGAGATTGTTTCAACTGCTAATAGGAATACAACTGTTAATAATAGCACACTTGCAAGGCCTGTACCTCCTCGACCTTGGGAGCAACAGCAAACTTACGGTAGCGGAG GTTATAATACAGGGATGAATTATAATTCTGGATATGGAACTGGAATGTATGGTTCTTCTTATGGCGGTGGCTATGGAAGCACATACGGAAGTGGTTTGTATGGAAACAGTATGTATAGAGGAGGTTATGGTGGACTTGCAGGTGGTGGCATGTACGGTGGTGGAGGAATGTATAATAGTGGGTTTGGTGGCTCAATGGGGGGTTATGGCATGGGCATGGGCATGGGCGGCATGGGTGGCATGGGTGGCATGGGCGGCTTTGGGGACCAAGATCCAAATAATCCCTTTGGTGCTCCATCTTCCCCACCGGGTTTCTGGGTTTCCTTCATGCACGTG ATGCAAGGTGTTGTAACTTTCTTTGGCCGCGTCGCAATGTTGATAGACCAGAATACCCAGGCATTTCACATGTTCATGTCGGCACTGCTTCAG CTGTTTGATCGCTCAGGAATGTTATATGGAGAGTTGGCTAGATTTGTGCTGAGATTGCTTGGTGTCAAAACAAAGCCTAACAAAGTTCATCCCCCGGGCCCTGGTGCACTTCCTGGTCCGCACCATCCTCATGGCAATCAGAACTTTATCGAGGGGCCTAAGGCTGCTCCAAGTACTGGCTGGGACAATGTGTGGGGGGATAATGCACAATGA
- the LOC104108430 gene encoding pentatricopeptide repeat-containing protein At1g62910-like (The RefSeq protein has 7 substitutions compared to this genomic sequence), translating into MSKICRNGIPFLSFSAISRSSSAITVRVYSSSHSNMSISAKGKFGVNSKLENVKCLDDAVTLFRQMVRKQPLPSVFDFSKLFKTMLNMEHYSAVVSLFREMQKLGIPINDFILNIVINSYCLMHRVDCGFSVLPIYLKNGIPFDVVTFTTLIRGIFAENKVKDAVNLFKRLVREKICEPNEVMYATVMNGLSKWGHSQKTLSLLRLMEQGNTKPNIFNYNIVIDSLCKDRNLDAAISLLNEMNKKGILPDIFTFNSLIDGLCKFGQWEKVRTLFSEMLNLNIYPDVYTFNMVIDGLCKEGKVEDAEEVMRHMTGKGVEPNVITYNAIIDGYCLCGQVDRARIVFDIMIDKCIEPNIISYSTLINGYCKKKKLAEAMQLFHEISQKGSKPNIIIYTTILQGLFEVGRIGNARKFFAEMLSTGHVPDLYTHCTLLKGYFKYGLVEEALSLFNELERKTENADIEFYNVVINGLCKNGKLDKAHAIFEALSLIGLLPNVRTYTTMISEFCLEGLLDEATDMLRKMEHNGCLPNGITYNIIVQGFLRCNRISEMAILMKEMAGRGFSFDATTTELLINVIRENPSVLDMIPELHLKNKQ; encoded by the coding sequence ATGAGGAGAATTTCTCGCAATGGTATTCCCTTTCTCTCTTTCTCTGCTATTTCCCGTTCTTCTTCGGCAATTACTGTTAGAGTTTATTCTTCAAGTCATAGTAATATGTCCATTTCGGCAAAGGGTAAATTTGGGGTAAATAGCAAGCTTGAGAATGTCAAGTGTTTAGATGACGCTGTGACTCTCTTCCGTCAAATGGTCAGAAAGCAGCCTCTTCCTTCTGTTTTCGATTTCTCTAAATTATTTAAGACGATGCTAAATATGAAGCATTACTCTGCTGTTGTTTCTCTTTTTCGAGAAATGCAGAAATTGGGTATCCCAATTAATGATTTCATCTTGAATATCGTGATTAACAGTTATTGCCTGATGCATCGTGTTGATTGTGGATTTTCGGTGTTACCCATTTACTTGAAGAATGGCATTCCATTTGATGTTGTCACCTTTACCACCCTAATTAGGGGAATCTTTGCTGAAAATAAGGTTAAAGATGCAGTTAACTTGTTCAAAAGGTTGGTGAGAGAGAAGATTTGTGAGCCTAATGAAGTCATGTATGCAACCGTCATGAATGGGCTCAGCAAATGGGGTCATTCTCAAAAAACCCTAAGTTTGCTCCGCTTAATGGAACAAGGGAACACTAAGCCGAACATATTTAACTACAACATTGTCATAGATTCCCTTTGCAAAGATAGAAACTTAGATGCTGCTATCAGCCTTTTGAACGAGATGAATAAGAAAGGCATTCTTCCGGacatattcacatttaattcaTTGATTGATGGTTTGTGTAAGTTTGGTCAGTGGGAAAAGGTTAGGACTTTGTTCTCTGAGATGTTAAACCTTAATATTTATCCAGATGTCTACACCTTCAACATGGTTATTGATGGACTGTGTAAAGAAGGGAAAGTCGAAGATGCCGAGGAAGTAATGAGACACATGACCGGAAAAGGTGTGGAGCCTAATGTGATCACCTACAATGCAATAATAGATGGATATTGTTTGTGTGGTCAAGTGGATAGAGCGAGAATTGTTTTCGATATCATGATAGATAAGTGCATTGAGCCTAATATTAttagctatagcacactaataaATGGATACTGCAAGAAAAAGAAGTTGGCCGAGGCTATGCAATTGTTTCATGAAATTTCTCAAAAGGGATCAAAACCTAATATTATTATCTACACTACTATTTTGCAAGGTCTGTttgaagttggaagaattggcaaTGCAAGAAAGTTCTTTGCTGAGATGCTATCTACGGGGCATGTACCTGATTTATACACTCATTGCACTTTACTCAAGGGTTATTTTAAGTATGGACTTGTTGAAGAAGCTTTGTCACTCtttaatgagttggaaagaaAGACAGAAAATGCTGATATTGAGTTTTACAATGTTGTCATTAATGGATTGTGCAAAAATGGTAAACTTGACAAAGCTCATGCTATTTTTGAGGCGCTTTCTTTAATTGGACTACTTCCGAATGTGAGAACATACACTACAATGATAAGTGAATTTTGTCTAGAAGGGTTGTTAGATGAAGCTACAGATATGCTAAGAAAAATGGAGCACAACGGTTGTTTGCCAAATGGTATCACTTACAATATTATTGTTCAAGGATTTCTCAGGTGCAATAGAATTAGTGAAATGGCAATTCTTATGAAGGAAATGGCTGGAAGGGGCTTCTCATTTGATGCAACTACAACTGAGTTATTGATTAACGTTATAAGGGAGAATCCGTCCGTCCTTGACATGATACCAGAGCTTCACTTGGAAGATAAGAAGTGA
- the LOC104108429 gene encoding peroxisomal membrane protein 13 isoform X1, which yields MDNGPPQPSGNSPPPKPWERAGSSSGPTPFKPPSSGNTSDVVEASGTARPGEIVSTANRNTTVNNSTLARPVPPRPWEQQQTYGSGGYNTGMNYNSGYGTGMYGSSYGGGYGSTYGSGLYGNSMYRGGYGGLAGGGMYGGGGMYNSGFGGSMGGYGMGMGMGGMGGMGGMGGFGDQDPNNPFGAPSSPPGFWVSFMHVMQGVVTFFGRVAMLIDQNTQAFHMFMSALLQLFDRSGMLYGELARFVLRLLGVKTKPNKVHPPGPGALPGPHHPHGNQNFIEGPKAAPSTGWDNVWGDNAQ from the exons ATGGATAACGGACCACCTCAGCCGTCAG GTAATAGCCCACCTCCGAAACCTTGGGAACGAGCTGGGTCCTCTTCGGGCCCTACACCTTTTAAGCCCCCCTCTTCTGGTAACACGAGTGACGTAGTAGAGGCATCCGGAACAGCCAGGCCTGGTGAGATTGTTTCAACTGCTAATAGGAATACAACTGTTAATAATAGCACACTTGCAAGGCCTGTACCTCCTCGACCTTGGGAGCAACAGCAAACTTACGGTAGCGGAG GTTATAATACAGGGATGAATTATAATTCTGGATATGGAACTGGAATGTATGGTTCTTCTTATGGCGGTGGCTATGGAAGCACATACGGAAGTGGTTTGTATGGAAACAGTATGTATAGAGGAGGTTATGGTGGACTTGCAGGTGGTGGCATGTACGGTGGTGGAGGAATGTATAATAGTGGGTTTGGTGGCTCAATGGGGGGTTATGGCATGGGCATGGGCATGGGCGGCATGGGTGGCATGGGTGGCATGGGCGGCTTTGGGGACCAAGATCCAAATAATCCCTTTGGTGCTCCATCTTCCCCACCGGGTTTCTGGGTTTCCTTCATGCACGTG ATGCAAGGTGTTGTAACTTTCTTTGGCCGCGTCGCAATGTTGATAGACCAGAATACCCAGGCATTTCACATGTTCATGTCGGCACTGCTTCAG CTGTTTGATCGCTCAGGAATGTTATATGGAGAGTTGGCTAGATTTGTGCTGAGATTGCTTGGTGTCAAAACAAAGCCTAACAAAGTTCATCCCCCGGGCCCTGGTGCACTTCCTGGTCCGCACCATCCTCATGGCAATCAGAACTTTATCGAGGGGCCTAAGGCTGCTCCAAGTACTGGCTGGGACAATGTGTGGGGGGATAATGCACAATGA